The DNA window CACGTAGTCCGCCCCGCAGGCGAGGCGTTGCAGCACCAGGTGGGTCGACTCGAAGGCGCTGCGCGGGGTGAGCGCCTCGAGCGCCTGGCGAAAACGCCGACGGATCTCGCGGCAGTTGGCCTGCGGTTCGTCGCTCAGTACGGTGCCCGCATCTGGTTCCAGCTCCGTCGCGATCGTCTCGAAAACGTCGACGAAGCGGCGGTTGAAGTTGCTTACGCTCTCGAAGTCGTAACGGCCGAGCGGAGTATCCATCAGCTGCTGGTCGAGCCCGTTCGGATTGGCCACCGGTACCAGGGTGACGCGCGCGCGCAGCCCGCCCTCGGCCTCGAGCGCCTCGAAGCGCTGCTTGAGCTTCCACGCCACCAGCATTCCCGGCAGTTCATCTGCGTGCAGCGAGGCTTGGACGTAGAGCGAACGCTCGGCGTCGGCCGGGCCGAAATGGAAGCTTTCGATCCGGCGTTCGGTGCCGGGCGCCGGGGAGAGCAGCGGGTGGCTTTGGTGTTCCACGAGTGAAGTCCTAAGTGGCGATTGCGCTATACGCGAAGGCGCCGCCCAAGGGGGCGGCGCCGACGAGGATCGAGCGGAAGGGTTTACTCTTCGACGCCGAAGTACTTGTCGTAGAGGCTCTGGTAGGTGCCATCTTCCCGGACCTCAGCGAGGGCCTGGTTGAAACGCTCGGCGAGCGCCTCGTCGCGGGGACGGAAAGCGATGCCGAAACCGTCGCCGAAGTACTCCTTGGGTTCATCGATCATATCGCCGACCACCACGTAGTCGCCCTGGTCTGCGTCGAGCATGGTGGTCTTGCCGATCGGGAAATCGAGGAAGGCGATGTCGATACGTCCGGCGCTCATGTCGATCACCAGGTCATCAGCGGTGGCGTAGCGGCGGATTTGCGCTTCGCTGCCGTAGAGATCCGTGACGTAGTTGTCCTGCAGCGTACCGCGCTGCACGCCGATCGTCTTGCCCTTGAGCGTCTGTGCGTCGGCGCTGGTGAAGCCTTCGCTGCTCGGTGCGAACCAGGCCGACGGTGGCGAGATGTAGGGCTCGGAGAACAGTACCTGCTGACGGCGCTCTTCATTGATCGTCATCGACGACATGATCGCGTCGAACCTGCGTGACAGCAGGCCGGGAATGATCCCGTCCCAGGCCTGGACCACCCACTCGCACTGGAGCTCGGCGCGTTCGCACAGCGCGTCGCCGAGCTCGATGTCGAAGCCGGTCAGCGAACCATCGGGGTTGCGGTACTCCATCGGTTCATAGGGTACGTCCACACCGATGCGGATGCTCTGGTAATCACGGCCTTGGGCATGCGCGCCGACGGCGAGGGTGAGACTGGCGCCGAAGAGCGCTGCGGTGACGATTCTCTTCATCGGGTTGTTCTCTCGTCTTCAACTCATGGATCGGGTGCCGGAGCACGCGGTGGGTCGATTCAATCCTCGGCATTCACCGATAGATCGTAGTCGAAATAGCGTTCCATCAATGCCTTGAAGGTACCGTCGGCGTTCAGCCCCTGTGGCCTGGTTGATTTTTCCGGCCAGCGCCCCGTCGCGCGGACGATCCAGACGCTGAGGATATTCTAATAGGGGTCGAAGAACAGTACCCGCCTTGCTCGACCTAAGCGCGTACGCACCGCTCGCTGCCCGGGTCGATGCCGAACTCCCTTCACCGGCGGTAGACGCGCGGTCGGCGAACGGCCCGCGGGACAGGGCGATCATCCGGCGGGTCTCAAGTGGGCGAGCAGCCGGCGCTCGAGACCGCGGAAGATGCCCTGGATCCCGAAGCTCAGCACCATGTAGAGCAGCGCGACGAAGATGAAGGCGGTGAACGGGGCGTAGAAGCGTGCGTAGACATAGTAGGCCGCACCGGTCAGGTCCATGATCGTCACCACGCTTGCGATCGCGCTGGCGTGGAGCATGAAGATCACTTCGTTGCCATAGGCCGGAAGCGCGCGGCGAAACGCGCTCGGCAGCACGATGCGACGGATGGTCAGGGCGCGCGACATGCCATAGGCCCGCGCGGCCTCGACTTCACCGCGCGGTGTCGACCTGATCGCGCCGTGGAAGATTTCGGTGGTGTAGGCGGCGGTATTGAGGGTGAAGGCGAACAGCGCCGGATAGAGCGGGTCCTGGACGAAGAACCAGATCCAGGTGTCGCGCACTCCGGGAACGAAGGCGAAGCCGTAGTAGGCGAGGTAGAGCTGGATCAGTAAAGGCGTGGCGCGGAACACGTAGGTGTAGCACCAGATCGGCCACTTGATGATGGCGAAACGGGAGCCGCGCAGTATCGACAGCGGTACCGCCAGCAGCAGCCCGATCAACAGCGAGACGAACACCAGCTGGACCGTGTTGACCATCCCGTCCCAGTAGATGTTCAGGGTGTTGACGGTGAAGATCGCGTTGCCGTTGAGCAGGTCGGTGATCGTTTGAGTGAGCTGTTCCATCAGTCGTTGGCCTCCGTGAAGCCGACGCTGTAGCGACGGGTCAGCCACTGGAACAGCAGCTCGGAGAGGCTGGCAATGGCGAGATAGCCGAGCGCCACCGGGAGCAGGAACAAAAATGGCTGGTGGGTGGCCTTGGTCGCTTCGTCGGCGACCCGGACCATATCGGTGAGGCCGATGATCGAGACCAGTGCGGTGGTCTTCAAAAGCACCATCCAGTTGTTACCGAGCCCGGGCAGCGCGTGGCGCATCATCAGCGGGAAGCGCACCCGCTGGAACGCTTTCAGCGGGCTCATGCCATAGGCCCGCGCGGCCTCCATCTGCCCCGCATCGACCGCCATGAAGGCGCCACGGAAGGTCTCCGCCATGTAGGCGCCGAAGATGAAGCCGATGGTGATGACCCCGGCGGTGAAGGCATCGACGTCGATGAACCAGTCGATTCGCCCATCGGTGGCATCATAGAGGTAGTCGGTGAACATGTTGACGCCGATCTGGCCGCCATAGAACAGCAGCATCATCAGCACCAGGTCGGGCACGCCTCGAATCACCGTGGTGTAGAAGGTCGCCACGCCCTTGAGCAGCGCCGACGAGGAGAGCTTGGCGCTGGCGGTGAGCATGCCGAGCAGCAGTGCGATTACCATCGAAAGCACCGCGACCCGGAGGGTCAGCCAGCCGCCCTCGATGAGGCGTGGGCCGTAGCCCTGGAAGTCGAGCCAGGCAAGATCCATGGGGGTTCTCCGCGGGGCCGTGTATCAGTGCTTGGGGGCCAGGAACTGGCGCAGGCGCGGCGAGGTCGGGTTATCGAGCACCTGGCTCGGCGGCCCGGCCTCTTCGACCCGGCCCTGGTGCAGGTAGACCACCTGGCTCGAGACATCGCGGGCGAAAGCCATCTCGTGGGTCACCACGATCATCGTGCGGCCTTCGTCGGCGAGCTCGCGCATCACCCGCAGCACATCGCCGACCAGCTCCGGGTCGAGTGCCGAGGTCGGCTCGTCGAACAGCATCACCTCGGGTTCCATCGCCAAGGCGCGCGCGATCGCGCCGCGCTGCTGCTGGCCTCCGGAGAGCTGGGCCGGATAGTAGTCGGCGCGTTCGGCGAGGCCGACCCGCTCGAGCAGTGCCATGCCGCGGGCACGGGCCTCGGCCTTGGGCACCTTGAGCACGTGGATCGGAGCCTCGATGACGTTGGCGAGCAGCGTCATGTGCGCCCAAAGGTTGAAGTTCTGGAACACCATCGAGAGTTTGGAGCGGATACGCTCGACCTGGCGATGGTCGGCGACTTCGCGCCCGCGCCGGGTCTCCTTGAAACGGATGCTCTCGCCGTGGACCACGATCTCGCCAGCGTTGGGCCGTTCGAGCAGGTTCATGCAGCGCAGGAAGGTACTCTTGCCCGAGCCGGAGGCACCGATCAGGGTGATCACATCACCCTTCTTTGCAGTGAGCGACAGGCCGCGAAGCACGGGGTTGTCGCCGAAGCTCTTGTGCAGGTCGGTGATGACCAGCGGGTGGATTGGCTCTGGCATGGTCTGTTCCAGCATGGCAGCGACCGAAGGCTTGTGGCCTCGCATCGGTCAGGCTGCGATGGATGTTATTGGCTGTGAATCGGCGCTATCGCTGCGTGGCTGTCGGCGCGCGAGGTAGGCGCGCATCGCAGGCGTACTTCCCCGGCCAGCCACCGGGCAGCGCAAGCGCGCATTCTAGCAGAGCCACCCGCGGGTTGCGCCAGCCCGCTTGCCGCCGCCGGCGCAACCTCGGGATAAGTGCTGACACGCTTTAATCCAAGCGCTCGACCAATAGCCCGGCGCGGGCCCCGAGCTCGACCCGAGGGTTGGGAAAGACGACTCGCTGCGGGCGGTCGCCGACGCGGACCTCGCCCTGGACCGCATCGGCCCCGACCAGTGCTCCGGGGGGAAATTCGCTGAAGTTAGCCAAGTCGTCGGCGAAAGCGAAGCGGAAATCCTCCGCTTCGCGGGTGATCTCGCGCGCCACCCGGTAGAGCGGCATCGCCACTTCGCCATCGCGTGCGTCGAGCCCGAGCGGCGCGCCTTCGATCCAGGCCTCGATCGCAGCACCCAGCGGGCGCAGCGGCGCGAGATCGTTGGCCCCGAACGGGGCCACCCGGCCGAGTTCTAGGGTGAACCCTTGCGCCTCATGATAGTGGCGGCTGTAGTGGGAGAAGGTCCAGCTGTGGGCGTGCTGGCGCAGGCCGGCCTGGAGCCCTGCGCCGTGCAGTGCGTTCCACAATGCGGCGGGCGTGGAGGTGGCGGCGAACGGCTCGATCGCGAAGCGCGGATGGAGGCTTTCGCGGATCGCGGTATGCAGGTCCAGATGCAGGCGCGCGCGCCCTTGGTGGGCTGAGAAGAATCGATCGACCGCGGTCATCAGTTCCCGAGCGCGCAGCTGCTCGGGGCGCATGCCCTCGCGACCGCGCTCGAACAGCCGGTTGAGGTTGGTGTCGATGTAGCGCGTCGCGCGGACTACCGCCTCGGGGCTGCCGAGGAGCAAGAGCGTAGGCGCACCAAGCCTGACCAGGCCGGCCTCCAGCCGGGAGAGGGTTTCGCCGAGCAGCTCTATCGGCGCGGTCTCGTCACCGTGCACGCCGACGCTGATCACCAGTGCCACGGCCCGCTGGTCTACCACGGTGGGGCGCAGCTCGAAAATACCGCGCTCGTGCTGGACGAAGGCACCGCCGGCAAGCGCTCCCCCTATCGCAGCCGTCGATGGCCGGGGGGCGAAGGTATCGAGCCATGCGTCGATCAGCGAAGGGGATGCCATGAAGGTGCTCCGGGCAGGGTGGCTTCGATGACTGGACCATAGCCTCTGGCGTCGGGCAAGTCGATCGCGCCGCAGCGATCGGCTAAGGTGTTCGGCCAGAAGGGAACCGCCTCGTTCCAAGCGTCACCAGGAGACCGGCATGTCGCACTACGCAACCCTCTCGACCCCGATCGGCGAACTATTGCTGCGCGCCGACGGCGAGCGGCTCAGCGGTGTCTTCCATCTCGAGGTCGCCCGACCCGCCAAGGCAGTGTCGCAGTGGCGTTATGATCCCGATCCTGAACGCTCTCCCCCGGCGGTGCTGAAAGAGGCCCAGGCGCAGCTCGATGCGTACTTCCGCCACCGGCTCGAGCGCTTCGACCTGCCGCTCGCCCCGCATGGCAGTGCTTTCCAGCAGCGGGTATGGGAAGCACTCGCCGAGGTGCCCTTCGGTGACACCGCAAGCTACGGCGAACTCGCTTCACGGCTCGGCTTCGGCGCTCGTCACGCTCGGGCGATCGGTGCCGCGGTGGGGCGCAATCCCTTGTGTCTGGTGGTGCCCTGCCACCGCGTGCTCGGCCGCGGCGGTGAGCTGCGCGGCTATGCCGGTGGCATTGGCAGGAAGCGCTGGCTGCTCGAGCACGAAGGGGTGCTGAGCGCGCCGCTATGGGCGTCGATCGACTGAGCTCAATCGACCAGCTTGAGTCCGACCACCGCGCAGACGATCAGGGCGAGAAAGGCGATTCTCAGCGGCCGGTGCGATTCGCCCCAAAGCCACATCCCCAGCAGCGCGCTACCGACCGCGCCGATGCCGGTGAAGGTCGCATAGGCGACGCCGAGATCGATCTCGCGCATTGCGAGGTTGAGCAGCGCAAGCGATGCCGAGAAGCCCACCACGATGACCGCCAGGCCCGAGCGCCAATGGCCGTCGGTGACCCGCTTGATCGCAGTGACGCCGACGACTTCGAGCAGTCCGGCGAAGATCAGTATCAGCCAAGCCATGGTCGTTCTCCCTGTCGGACGAGCGTCAGCTGGTGCGCTTGAGCCCGATCACACCGAGCAGCAGCAGCGCGATGAAAGCCGCAGTGGCGAGATCCCAGCCGCTGCCCAGCCAGAACATATCCACCGCCGCGGTGCCGGCGGTGCCGAGCGCGACGAACACCACGTAGGCGGTGGCCACCGGCATCCGCCGCGAGGCATGCAGGAGCAGGGCGAAGCTTGCCGCCACCAGCACCAGGGTCAGCGCCCAGTCACCAACGCTTTGCGCCTGCTTCAGGCCCAGTGCCCAGCCGACTTCCGCGGCGGCGGCCGGCAGCAGCATCGCCCATCCTTTGAGACTCATGGTTCGCCTCCTTCAGATCACCATGATCGGAATGCTAGGCTAACTAACGGTAGTTAGTCTAGTGTGTCATGGTCGTATCGAGATTTGGCGCGCCCATGTCGCTGGTTGGCGGATTAGAATGCGGCTACTGTTCATCGCAGGAGGGACTATGGCTACGACCCGAGAGCGGCTCGCCGTCGCAGGCCTCAGGCTGTTCGCCGAGAAAGGGTTCGAGGCGACTTCGCTGGGTGCGCTCGCCGAGGCGGTGGGTATCCGCAAGCCTTCGATCTACAACCACTTCGACAGCAAGGATGCGCTGTTTCTCTTTTTGGTCGATGAGGTGGTGGGGCAGATGCGCGAGCGGATCGCGGCGGGCTTCGAGGCGATGAGGGCAGCGGCGTTCGATGCGCGTCTCGAGCGTTTGCTCCTCGACGCCAGCGGTGAGGATTTCGGCCGCGTCGAGGGCATCTTCTACAAGCGTTTCATCCTCTTCCCGCCGCCGCGCTTCGCCACCGAGGTCAGTGCCCAGATGGCTCGCTGCGAGCGGGAGTGCGACCTGCTGCTCGATGTGCTCTACGCACAGGGGCATGAGTTGGGGCTGTTCGAGGGCATCGACCGGGCGAGCTTCGGCGCCACCTTCTACTGCGTCGCCGATGGGCTCTTCACCGAGCGATTCATCTATGCCGCCGATGAATTGGCCGCACGGCGCGAGCGGGTGTGGGGCGTACTGCGTCGAGCGATCGGCCTCTAGGCTTCAGACGTGCCATTCGTCACCTTCGTGGACCAGCTCCAGCACGCGATCGAGCGAACGTCTCTCGCCATCGATCTCCAGTTCGCCGACCACCTTGCAGCGCCAGTGGGCATCGTCCGCAAGCGGTTGGCACTCCGATACCCCGGTGATCTCCACTCGGTAGGCGAGTCCCTCGAATGCCTCGAGCTCGGGCCCCTCATCGCCCGCGGCGTGCTGCAGGGTCTGAAGTTCGCGTTCGAAGTGGGACTCGATCGCCAGGCGTACGGCATCGGCATCGGGAGCGGAGGCCGTGCAGCCGGAAAGCAGCCAGACGGCGGCGACAACGCAAAGGCGTGGGAGCGGCGACGGGGCGAGAGGGAATGGCACTTTCATCGGTGATCCTTAAAGTCGCGCCGGCTTAGGGCGCGTTTCAAACCCCGTCATGGATGACGGCTCACACGAACCGCGCGTGTCGCTCGATTGCGTCGTGCATGCGGCTGGATCCCTCGACGAGCCCTGGATCGGGACGCGCGAAAGCGTCTCGGACCAGGGGCGCGGCGCCATTGTGTCGGTGCCGGCCCGGATTGGCAATCGCCACCGCTGGTGGCGGCCGCTCGCTGCGCGCAGAATGCGATTGTTGCTCAATCCAACCCATCCAAGCGTACGAGCCCTGCCCATGATCGAACGTATCCGCGATCTCGAAGAGCGTGATCTCACCGCCCTCACGGCGATCTACAACGACGCGGTGGCGCATACCACGGCGATCTGGAACGAACGCCTGGTCGACATCGACGAGCGCCGCGGCTGGCACTCCCAGCGCCTGGCCCAGGGGTTTCCCGTGCTTGCCGCGGTCGATGCGCAGGATCGGCTGCTCGGTTACGCTACCTATGGCGCCTGGCGTCCCCATGATGGCTATCGCCTCACCGTCGAGCACAGTGTCTACGTCGATGCCGCGCATCGCGGCGCGGGCATCGGCCGAACGCTGATGCTGACACTGATCGAGCGTGCCGAGGCCCAGGGCATGCATGTGATGGTCGCCGGCATCGATGCCGCCAACCATGGATCGATCGCGCTGCACCAGCGGCTCGGCTTCGTCGAGACTGGTACCCTGCGCGAGGTCGGTACCAAGTTCGGTCGCTGGTTGGATCTCACCCTCATGCAGAAGGTGCTGTGAGCAGGCCCGTTCGGTTCACTGGAGTGCGCGATGTTCCTGTTCGTCCTACCGCACCTCGCGGTTTTCCTGCTCGCCATGCTGGGGCTCTCCAAGCGCCAGCGCCGCGGTGCCTCACTGGGCCGGCTGGTGCTTGCCGGCCTGCTGCTCGGGGTGGCCTTCGGTCTCGCCCTGCAGTGGCTCTATGGCTTCGACCATCCGCTGGTCAACGACACCCTGAACTGGGTCAACGTGGTCGGCGGCGGCTATGTGCGCCTGCTGCAGATGATCGTGATGCCGTTGGTGCTGGTCTCGATCCTCGGTGCGACGGTCAAGCTTCATGATCTGAGCGCGCTGGGCAAGATCGGCTTCTCGGTGCTGGCGGTACTGATGGTGACGGTGGCGATCTCCGCGGCGATCGGCATCGCAATGGCGCAGCTGTTCGGCCTCAGTGCGCAAGGCCTTGCCCAAGGGGCGCGCGAGCTGGCCCGGGGCGACGCGTTGGTCGGGCGTGCCGACCAGCTCGGCGAGCTCAACCTGGCCCAGATGATCGTCGGCTTCATCCCGGCCAACCCCTTCGCCGAGCTGACCGGGGCCAGGCCGACCTCGATCATCAGCGTGGTGATCTTCTCGATGCTGCTCGGGCTTGCGGCGATGCTTTTGCGTCGCGAGGAGCCGGAGGTCGGAGCGAAGGTGGTCGCCGGGATCGAACTGGTCAGCCGCTGGGTGCTGCGCCTCACGCGGATGATCATTCGGCTCACACCCTACGGGGTGATGGCGCTGATGACCCAGGTGGTGGCGACCTCCAACCTCCACGATATCCTTCAACTGATCAACTTCGTCGTCGCCTCCTACCTGGGCCTCGGCCTGATCCTGCTGGTCCATGCGCTGCTGCTGGCCCTCGGCGGCATCTCGCCGCTGCGCTTCTTCCGCAAGGTCTGGCCGGTGCTGACCTTCGCCTTCACCTCGCGCTCGAGCGCAGCGAGCATCCCGCTCAACATCGATACCCAGGTCTCACGGCTGGGCGTCGATCCTGCGATCGCCAACTTCTCCGCCTCGTTCGGCGCGACCATCGGCCAGAACGGCTGCGCCGGGCTCTATCCGGCGATGCTTGCCGTGATGATCGCGCCGACCGTGGGGGTCGATCCGATGACGCCGGGCTTCATCCTCAGCCTGATCGCGGTGGTCGCGATCTCCTCCTTCGGCATCGCCGGGGTCGGCGGTGGAGCGACCTTCGCCGCGATCATCGTGCTCTCGACCCTTGACCTGCCGATCGCACTGGCGGGGCTTTTGATCTCGATCGAACCGCTGATCGACATGGGGCGAACCGCGATCAACGTCAATGGCTCGATGACCGCCGGGGCGCTATCGAGCCGCGTGCTCGGCCAGACCGACTGGCAGCGGTTCAATGCCGACGACGAAGCCCACCCAGAGCCCGGTCGCCCGGCTTGAAAAGAGGGCCATCGAATGGGGCGGCGAGTAGTTCAGCTGAGGTGGTAATAGATAGGGTTTCGGTAACGGAACTGGAGTTCGAGGCCTCCCGTTCCCACAGAGGATGCAACCATGTTCGATCCGGCGTTCTGGGCGCTTTTTTTCGCCGCCGCCCTGGTGATCAACCTCACACCTGGGCCCGACATGCTCTATCTGCTCGGCAAGAGCTGCGTCCAGGGACGACGCATCGGGCTATGGGCCGCCGCCGGCCTGTGGTGCGGCACGCTGTTCCATGTCAGTGCGGCGGCGGTCGGTCTCTCTGCGCTGCTAGTCGCCTCGAGCACCCTGTTCACGCTGCTCGGCGCGGCCTATCTCTGCTGGCTCGATCGGCTGCTCGGTGCGATGTTCATCGGCCTCGGTGTGCGTCTGCTTTCCGCTGGCCAGAGGAGCTAGCGGCGCGGGGCCTGCGCCATCGCTTCGACCACTTCGGCATCGATCGGACCATCGACCACCACGCGAGCAACGCGCGCCTTTTCGGCGCGCGCATAGAGCCCCAGCCCGCCGAGCGTATCGGGATGACCGATGTCCCCCGGCGGGCGAGGGAAGCGGGTCGCCAGCATGATCACCCCGATCGGGGTGGTCGCGGGCAACGATGTCACCCGAGATAGCGCTCGACCAGCTTGACCCAGTAGGCCGCGCCGACGGGCAGGATCTCATCGTTGAAGTTGTAGCCGGGGTTGTGCAGCGAAGCGCTGTCGCCGTTGCCGACGAACAGGTAGCAACCGGGCACCTTCTCGAGCATGTAGGCGAAGTCCTCGCTGGCGGTGATCGGCTCGAAGCCGGCTTCGATCGCATCCTCGCCGAAATGCTCGAGCGCCACTTCGCGGGCCAGCTGGGTCTCGCTGGTATGGTTCACCAGCACCGGATAGCCACGCTGGTAGTCGATCAGCGCCTCGGCACCGAAGCTTTGCGCCTGGGCCTTGCTGATCTCGATGATCCGGCGTTCGAGCAGGTCGCGGACCTGGTTGGAAAACGCCCGTATGGTCAGTTTCAGCTCCACGCTGTCGGGGATCACGTTGCTGACCGTGCCGCCCTGGATGCTGCCGATCGTCACCACGCCGGTCTCGAGCGGTGCTACGTTGCGCGAGACCACGCTCTGCAGCGCCATTACCAGCGAGGCGGCCGCGACCACCGGGTCCACCGAGAGCTGGGGCACTGCGCCGTGGCCGCCGCGGCCCTGGACTCGAATGATCGCGGTGTCGGAGGAGGCCATGGTCGGCCCCTCGACGAAGCAGAGCTTGCCGGCCGGTACGCCGGGCATGTTGTGCAGGCCGAAGATCGCATCGCAAGGGAAGCGTTCGAACAGTCCCTCCTCGAGCATCTTCAAAGCACCGGCCAGGCTCTCCTCGGCGGGCTGGAAGATCACGCGCAGGGTGCCGTCGAACTCGCCGTGCTCAGCGAGATAGCGCGCCGCGGTGAGCAGGGTGGTGGTATGGCCGTCATGGCCGCAGGCGTGCATCACGCCCGGATTGCGGCTGGCGTAGGGCAGCCCGGTGGTTTCCTCGATCGGCAGCGCGTCCATGTCGGCGCGCAGCCCGATCACGGCGCCGCCGTTGCCGCGCTTCAGGGTGCCGACCACCCCGGTGCCGCCGAGCCCGCGATCGACCTCGAAGCCCCATTGCTCGAGCCGCTCGGCGACCAGGTCGCTGGTGCGATGCTCGTGGTAGCCGAGCTCGGGGTGGGTATGGATGTCGCGGCGCAGCGAGACCATTTCGGGAAGGTACTCCTGGATGCGTGCGCGTACGGGATCGGGTTGGGTGGGAAGGGACATGCTCGCTCCTAATGCTTGGTGTTATTGGTTCAGTCGAAATGGCGTTCGCGGAAAGTGGCGAAGGCGGCAAGGCTGATCAGCAGCATGACGATAAGGTACCACGCTGGAGACATAGGATTGCCAGTGACTTCGAGCAGCCAGGTGACCACGAACTGCGCGGTACCGCCGAACAGTGCGACGCCGAGTGCGTAGGTCATCGCCATCCCGGTGGCGCGTACCGGACGAGGCAGCGCCTCGATGATCAACAAAAGCCCAGCGGTCATGTTGAACCCCATCGCGGCGACCAGGATCAGTCGGCTGATCATCGCCAGCCACAGGGTGGCGGGATCGGCGAGCAGCACGAAGGTCGGGTAGACGAGCACGATCGCGACCAGCAGCGACCCGATGGCCAAGCGCTTGTGCTGACGCAGGCGATCCAGCGCGAGCCCGGCGACCAGGGCTGAAATGATCAGCATCAGGCTGGTGAGCACGCTCATCAGGTAGGCGGTGGTGGGCGACAAATGGGAGACCCGGGTC is part of the Halotalea alkalilenta genome and encodes:
- a CDS encoding transporter substrate-binding domain-containing protein, with the translated sequence MKRIVTAALFGASLTLAVGAHAQGRDYQSIRIGVDVPYEPMEYRNPDGSLTGFDIELGDALCERAELQCEWVVQAWDGIIPGLLSRRFDAIMSSMTINEERRQQVLFSEPYISPPSAWFAPSSEGFTSADAQTLKGKTIGVQRGTLQDNYVTDLYGSEAQIRRYATADDLVIDMSAGRIDIAFLDFPIGKTTMLDADQGDYVVVGDMIDEPKEYFGDGFGIAFRPRDEALAERFNQALAEVREDGTYQSLYDKYFGVEE
- a CDS encoding ABC transporter permease → MEQLTQTITDLLNGNAIFTVNTLNIYWDGMVNTVQLVFVSLLIGLLLAVPLSILRGSRFAIIKWPIWCYTYVFRATPLLIQLYLAYYGFAFVPGVRDTWIWFFVQDPLYPALFAFTLNTAAYTTEIFHGAIRSTPRGEVEAARAYGMSRALTIRRIVLPSAFRRALPAYGNEVIFMLHASAIASVVTIMDLTGAAYYVYARFYAPFTAFIFVALLYMVLSFGIQGIFRGLERRLLAHLRPAG
- a CDS encoding ABC transporter permease codes for the protein MDLAWLDFQGYGPRLIEGGWLTLRVAVLSMVIALLLGMLTASAKLSSSALLKGVATFYTTVIRGVPDLVLMMLLFYGGQIGVNMFTDYLYDATDGRIDWFIDVDAFTAGVITIGFIFGAYMAETFRGAFMAVDAGQMEAARAYGMSPLKAFQRVRFPLMMRHALPGLGNNWMVLLKTTALVSIIGLTDMVRVADEATKATHQPFLFLLPVALGYLAIASLSELLFQWLTRRYSVGFTEAND
- a CDS encoding ABC transporter ATP-binding protein produces the protein MPEPIHPLVITDLHKSFGDNPVLRGLSLTAKKGDVITLIGASGSGKSTFLRCMNLLERPNAGEIVVHGESIRFKETRRGREVADHRQVERIRSKLSMVFQNFNLWAHMTLLANVIEAPIHVLKVPKAEARARGMALLERVGLAERADYYPAQLSGGQQQRGAIARALAMEPEVMLFDEPTSALDPELVGDVLRVMRELADEGRTMIVVTHEMAFARDVSSQVVYLHQGRVEEAGPPSQVLDNPTSPRLRQFLAPKH
- a CDS encoding succinylglutamate desuccinylase, with product MASPSLIDAWLDTFAPRPSTAAIGGALAGGAFVQHERGIFELRPTVVDQRAVALVISVGVHGDETAPIELLGETLSRLEAGLVRLGAPTLLLLGSPEAVVRATRYIDTNLNRLFERGREGMRPEQLRARELMTAVDRFFSAHQGRARLHLDLHTAIRESLHPRFAIEPFAATSTPAALWNALHGAGLQAGLRQHAHSWTFSHYSRHYHEAQGFTLELGRVAPFGANDLAPLRPLGAAIEAWIEGAPLGLDARDGEVAMPLYRVAREITREAEDFRFAFADDLANFSEFPPGALVGADAVQGEVRVGDRPQRVVFPNPRVELGARAGLLVERLD
- a CDS encoding methylated-DNA--[protein]-cysteine S-methyltransferase is translated as MSHYATLSTPIGELLLRADGERLSGVFHLEVARPAKAVSQWRYDPDPERSPPAVLKEAQAQLDAYFRHRLERFDLPLAPHGSAFQQRVWEALAEVPFGDTASYGELASRLGFGARHARAIGAAVGRNPLCLVVPCHRVLGRGGELRGYAGGIGRKRWLLEHEGVLSAPLWASID
- a CDS encoding DMT family transporter; its protein translation is MAWLILIFAGLLEVVGVTAIKRVTDGHWRSGLAVIVVGFSASLALLNLAMREIDLGVAYATFTGIGAVGSALLGMWLWGESHRPLRIAFLALIVCAVVGLKLVD
- a CDS encoding DMT family transporter, with the protein product MSLKGWAMLLPAAAAEVGWALGLKQAQSVGDWALTLVLVAASFALLLHASRRMPVATAYVVFVALGTAGTAAVDMFWLGSGWDLATAAFIALLLLGVIGLKRTS
- a CDS encoding TetR/AcrR family transcriptional regulator, translated to MATTRERLAVAGLRLFAEKGFEATSLGALAEAVGIRKPSIYNHFDSKDALFLFLVDEVVGQMRERIAAGFEAMRAAAFDARLERLLLDASGEDFGRVEGIFYKRFILFPPPRFATEVSAQMARCERECDLLLDVLYAQGHELGLFEGIDRASFGATFYCVADGLFTERFIYAADELAARRERVWGVLRRAIGL
- a CDS encoding GNAT family N-acetyltransferase is translated as MIERIRDLEERDLTALTAIYNDAVAHTTAIWNERLVDIDERRGWHSQRLAQGFPVLAAVDAQDRLLGYATYGAWRPHDGYRLTVEHSVYVDAAHRGAGIGRTLMLTLIERAEAQGMHVMVAGIDAANHGSIALHQRLGFVETGTLREVGTKFGRWLDLTLMQKVL
- a CDS encoding L-cystine transporter — its product is MFLFVLPHLAVFLLAMLGLSKRQRRGASLGRLVLAGLLLGVAFGLALQWLYGFDHPLVNDTLNWVNVVGGGYVRLLQMIVMPLVLVSILGATVKLHDLSALGKIGFSVLAVLMVTVAISAAIGIAMAQLFGLSAQGLAQGARELARGDALVGRADQLGELNLAQMIVGFIPANPFAELTGARPTSIISVVIFSMLLGLAAMLLRREEPEVGAKVVAGIELVSRWVLRLTRMIIRLTPYGVMALMTQVVATSNLHDILQLINFVVASYLGLGLILLVHALLLALGGISPLRFFRKVWPVLTFAFTSRSSAASIPLNIDTQVSRLGVDPAIANFSASFGATIGQNGCAGLYPAMLAVMIAPTVGVDPMTPGFILSLIAVVAISSFGIAGVGGGATFAAIIVLSTLDLPIALAGLLISIEPLIDMGRTAINVNGSMTAGALSSRVLGQTDWQRFNADDEAHPEPGRPA
- a CDS encoding LysE family translocator, giving the protein MFDPAFWALFFAAALVINLTPGPDMLYLLGKSCVQGRRIGLWAAAGLWCGTLFHVSAAAVGLSALLVASSTLFTLLGAAYLCWLDRLLGAMFIGLGVRLLSAGQRS
- a CDS encoding M20 aminoacylase family protein, coding for MSLPTQPDPVRARIQEYLPEMVSLRRDIHTHPELGYHEHRTSDLVAERLEQWGFEVDRGLGGTGVVGTLKRGNGGAVIGLRADMDALPIEETTGLPYASRNPGVMHACGHDGHTTTLLTAARYLAEHGEFDGTLRVIFQPAEESLAGALKMLEEGLFERFPCDAIFGLHNMPGVPAGKLCFVEGPTMASSDTAIIRVQGRGGHGAVPQLSVDPVVAAASLVMALQSVVSRNVAPLETGVVTIGSIQGGTVSNVIPDSVELKLTIRAFSNQVRDLLERRIIEISKAQAQSFGAEALIDYQRGYPVLVNHTSETQLAREVALEHFGEDAIEAGFEPITASEDFAYMLEKVPGCYLFVGNGDSASLHNPGYNFNDEILPVGAAYWVKLVERYLG